One Urocitellus parryii isolate mUroPar1 chromosome 9, mUroPar1.hap1, whole genome shotgun sequence DNA segment encodes these proteins:
- the Fis1 gene encoding mitochondrial fission 1 protein, which produces MEAVLNELVSVDDLMKFEKKFQSEKAAGSVSKSTQFEYAWCLVRSKYNEDIRKGIALLEELLPKGSKEEQRDYVFYLAVGNYRLKEYEKALRYVRGLLQTEPQNSQARELERLIDKAMKKDGLVGMAIVGGMALGVAGLAGLIGLAVSKSKS; this is translated from the exons ATGGAGGCCGTGCTGAACGAGCTGGTGTCTGTGGATGATCTAATG AAGtttgaaaagaaatttcagtCTGAGAAGGCGGCAGGCTCAGTGTCCAAAAGCACGCAGTTTGAGtatgcctggtgcctggtgcggAGCAAGTACAATGAGGACATCCGGAAAGGCATTGCACTACTCGAGG aACTACTGCCCAAAGGGAGCAAAGAGGAGCAGCGGGATTATGTCTTCTACTTGGCTGTGGGGAACTACCGGCTCAAG GAGTATGAGAAGGCCCTGAGGTACGTGCGCGGGCTGCTGCAGACAGAGCCCCAGAACAGCCAGGCCAGGGAGCTGGAGCGGCTCATCGACAAGGCCATGAAGAAAG ATGGACTAGTGGGCATGGCCATCGTTGGAGGCATGGCCCTGGGCGTGGCAGGACTGGCTGGACTCATCGGGCTGGCCGTGTCCAAGTCCAAATCCTGA